The nucleotide sequence ACGTTGCGGTATTGGGTCTGGTTTTGCGGGCGACCATAGGTGTCCGGTTGGGTGGTGGTCAGCGGCACGCTCTGGCCCACCTGGATCAATGCCGGTACGCCTTCGCTGGCCTGGATCTGCTGGATGCCGCCATCACGGCTAGCGGTGCTGTAAGTGATGATGTGGGTATTGCTTTGTTGATTGTTTTCATTGGTGTCGACGGTGATCAGCAGGCGCTTTGCGGGTGTGTCGAGTTGTGCGAGAAGTGCGCGCAGCGCCTGGATCTTCTCGGGTTCGGCATTAACGATGAGTTGATTGCCGTAGGCGCTGACGGTGCCGTCCTTGCCAATGAAGTTCTGTGCCACTGGCAGCAGGTCCGCGCTGGTGCGGTTGCTCAGAGGGACGATCTCGGTGGCCGCTGTCACAGGAAGGCTGATGCTCAGGAGCAGGGCGATGAGCAGGGTGCGTAGGGACATGTCCGTTATCTCTGCGAGTCATTTAGGCTTGATAGTGCCAGTTTGTCGGCCTGGCGGGTCACAAGTTGAATCGTAGACGGCAAAATGCCCTGGCATGGCAGGGCATTTGTGGTACTGCTTAAATCGCTTTCGCGAGCAAGACCGCTACCACGCTTGACCGAGTATATCCTGTGGAATGCGGTCAAATGTGGGAGCGGGCTTGCTCGCGAAGAGGGCAACGCGGCGCCGAATCAGTCCCCGCGTACCATATCAACGTGAGGGATCCCGACTTCGAGGAACTCATCGCTGACGACCTTGAAGCCCAGCCGCTCATAGAAGGGCGCTGCATAGACCTGCGCACTGAGAAACTGCCTGGTCTGCCCGCGCCTTTCGGTTTCGGCGATCACCGCTTCCATCAATGCGTCACCGACTTTCAGGCCGCGCCAG is from Pseudomonas mucidolens and encodes:
- a CDS encoding secretin N-terminal domain-containing protein, whose protein sequence is MSLRTLLIALLLSISLPVTAATEIVPLSNRTSADLLPVAQNFIGKDGTVSAYGNQLIVNAEPEKIQALRALLAQLDTPAKRLLITVDTNENNQQSNTHIITYSTASRDGGIQQIQASEGVPALIQVGQSVPLTTTQPDTYGRPQNQTQYRNVTQGFYVTASVTGETVHLSISTNRDRMSQERPDVVNVQSTDTTVSGRLGEWITLAGINRQTQADKQGATRTYSTQGRDDLTLRVKVESLN